A genomic stretch from Silurus meridionalis isolate SWU-2019-XX chromosome 1, ASM1480568v1, whole genome shotgun sequence includes:
- the LOC124388767 gene encoding ring-infected erythrocyte surface antigen-like has protein sequence MPGGSTKKICPFCQGILFCAQKICSNCKKEQPLKQRLKKKLQRFDEKREEWVVGRKKNHNIASIKDESIVMLEKLHASGYKPILLLGKETKKKEYKCEILTPRCKLSTYAQDYLQKIGLFYEYLCEGWNEDSSGHDDQLFTLHPTPSDPLENTSNREEVRNTQVEETKNMLVEQISNQEEQVEQMTIKEEQVEQVTIKEEKVEQMTIKQEQVEQVTIKEEQVEQMSTTEGQVEQMSTMEGQVRRSSRFAKACLENPGEMTLTS, from the exons ATGCCAGGGGGGTCTACAAAAAAGATTTGTCCCTTTTGTCAGGGCATTCTATTTTGTGCACAGAAGATCTGTTCTAATTGTAAAAAGGAGCAGCCTCTGAAGCAGCGGCTCAAGAAGAAGCTTCAGAGGTTTGATGAGAAGCGAGAGGAATGGGTGGTTGGACGTAAGAAGAACCACAACATTGCATCCATCAAGGATGAATCCATTGTCATG CTTGAAAAACTACATGCCAGTGGATACAAGCCAATTTTGCTTCTTGGCAAGGAGACCAAGAAGAAAGAATACAAGTGTGAAATATTAACCCCTCGCTGCAAACTCTCCACCTATGCCCAGGACTACCTTCAGAAGATAGGTTTATTTTATGAATACCTTTGTGAAG GTTGGAACGAAGATTCCAGTGGCCATGATGATCAGCTGTTTACGCTGCACCCCACACCCAGTGACCCATTGGAGAACACGAGCAACCGGGAGGAGGTGCGGAACACACAGGTGGAAGAGACAAAAAACATGCTGGTGGAGCAGATAAGCAACCAGGAGGAGCAGGTGGAACAGATGACAATTaaggaggagcaggtggagcaggtGACCATCAAGGAGGAAAAGGTGGAACAGATGACTATTAagcaggagcaggtggagcaggtGACCATTaaggaggagcaggtggagcaaATGAGCACTACAGAAGGGCAGGTGGAGCAGATGAGCACTATGGAGGGACAAG TGCGACGCTCCAGCCGCTTTGCAAAGGCTTGTCTGGAGAATCCCGGAGAGATGACCTTGACTTCCTGA